The following are from one region of the Silene latifolia isolate original U9 population chromosome 9, ASM4854445v1, whole genome shotgun sequence genome:
- the LOC141601985 gene encoding uncharacterized protein LOC141601985 yields MKGALRSKKKTGFIDDTIKRSTDDSEDLEDWYMVNVMIVNWIFNTIQPSLGSSITYVEEAKALWDDIEQRFSVGNGPKLHRIKGSVASGKQNDNESIAEYYGRLKWLWDELDKYDKNPICNCEACKCGINKQLEAKRDQGKLHNFLLGPGSDYSTVSSNLLLQEPLPSLNKAYSTLIQEEGVRGKANGRVAGARDDKNRAEPLGFAAQYNSVPATVTHMEEERRKKEKLLDPIAIVEINLGTLVLDVSIL; encoded by the coding sequence ATGAAAGGTGCCCTCCGCTCAAAGAAGAAGACTGGTTTTATCGACGACACGATTAAGAGGTCAACTGACGATTCAGAAGATCTTGAGGATTGGTATATGGTGAATGTGATGATCGTGAATTGGATTTTCAACACGATCCAACCTAGTCTTGGTTCATCGATCACGTATGTCGAAGAAGCAAAGGCACTTTGGGATGATATAGAGCAGCGTTTTAGTGTTGGAAACGGTCCAAAATTGCATCGCATAAAGGGTTCCGTTGCTAGTGGTAAGCAAAATGATAACGAGTCCATCGCTGAATATTATGGCAGATTGAAGTGGCTTTGGGATGAACTCGATAAATATGATAAGAACCCGATTTGCAATTGTGAAGCATGCAAGTGTGGAATCAACAAGCAGCTAGAAGCAAAACGTGATCAAGGTAAATTGCACAATTTCCTTTTAGGGCCTGGTTCTGATTATTCCACCGTTTCTTCGAATCTATTGCTGCAAGAACCTCTACCTTCCCTCAATAAAGCCTATTCCACCCTAATTCAAGAAGAGGGAGTTCGTGGAAAGGCGAATGGGCGTGTCGCAGGTGCTAGGGATGACAAGAATAGGGCAGAACCATTAGGTTTCGCTGCTCAATATAATTCCGTACCAGCTACTGTCACTCACATGgaggaagaaagaagaaagaaagagaagCTGCTCGACCCTATTGCGATAGTTGAAATAAATTTGGGCACACTTGTGCTAGATGTTTCGATattatag